A single Brassica rapa cultivar Chiifu-401-42 chromosome A04, CAAS_Brap_v3.01, whole genome shotgun sequence DNA region contains:
- the LOC103866115 gene encoding probable thiol methyltransferase 2, whose product MGNSGKAPAVESPSDIFQRLVREDSSGGWEKTWKAGATPWDLGRPTPIIKHLAETGSLPKGRALVPGCGTGYDVVAMACPDRYVVGLDISRTVVEQSSKRFSSLPNAKYFSFLCEDFFTWEPAEKFDLIFDYTFFCAFEASVRPLWAQRIEKLLKPSGELITLMFPMDERSGGPPYKVSVSDYEKVLIPLGFEAISIVDNELAIRPRKGVEKIGRWKKRSPTLRSTL is encoded by the exons ATGGGAAACTCCGGTAAAGCTCCGGCGGTGGAATCTCCGAGTGATATCTTCCAACGGTTGGTGAGAGAGGATTCTTCCG GTGGTTGGGAGAAGACTTGGAAAGCAGGAGCAACCCCATGGGACTTAGGTAGACCAACTCCGATCATTAAGCATCTCGCTGAGACTGGTTCATTGCCTAAAGGCAGAGCTCTAGTTCCTGGTTGTGGAACC GGTTATGATGTGGTGGCAATGGCCTGCCCTGATCGTTATGTGGTTGGACTTGATATATCAAGAACTGTGGTTGAGCAATCATCAAAG AGATTTTCCTCACTGCCTAATGCAAAATACTTCTCTTTCTTGTGTGAAGACTTCTTCACTTGGGAGCCAGCTGAAAAATTCGATCTCATTTTCGACTATAC CTTCTTCTGTGCATTTGAAGCTAGCGTGAGACCTCTATGGGCACAGCGAATAGAAAAGCTTCTGAAACCTAGTGGAGAGCTTATCACATTGATGTTTCCT ATGGATGAGCGTTCTGGAGGTCCTCCTTACAAAGTATCTGTGTCTGA TTACGAGAAGGTTCTGATTCCACTGGGGTTTGAGGCTATCTCCATTGTGGATAACGAACTTGCTATAAGACCACGCAAG GGAGTAGAGAAGATTGGAAGATGGAAGAAGAGATCTCCAACGTTACGCTCCACCTTGTGA